GGCGCAACCGCGTCTGGGTGCGGGAGACCGACTATGGCCTGAATACGGTGCGCGCCTCCACCCACCACTACAACACGGAAGACCAGGTGGACCGGCTGGCCGATGGAATACAACAAATCCTGACGGAGGGCACGATATGACGAAGCCCGATCCCTATCACATCGAACGTCGCGACTTTTTTGCCGGACTTGCCGGCGGAGCCACGTTTGCTCTGGGCGCCGCCATGCTGGGCGCCGAAACGGCGCAGGCCAACTGGGGGCTGATCGCTCCCGGACCGGTCCCGGGAGAGGGCTTCGACGGGCGCAGCCTGGTCAACAGGCCGCGCGCCTACGAAGTCATGGAGCAGGAGGGCGTGGACGGTATCGTCGCGCTCAACCCGGTCAACGTCTTCTACCTGGGCAACTACTTCTCGTACGAGGTGCAGAAGCTCAGGGCCATCCCCAGCTTTGCAGTAATGCCGCGCGACCCCGACAAGCCTTCTTTCCTGGTTGTGGCCTCCACCGACCTGTGGTTCATAGCGAACGCCGAACGGGAGTACCCCGAGATCATCCCGTACAGCGCGCCGGTGTCCTGGGAGAAGTACCGGGATCCGGAAACCTGGAACCAGCAGCCGGAATCGCGCGGCGGCATCCGCCGGCCGATTCGCGAAGAAAGCCTCACCGACATCGAACGGGGTTGGGTGGAAATGGAGCGTCGCTTCGAGAGCCGCAAGGCGGCCACGCCCGAGTGGGCGCTGGTTCGCGCGCTGGAAGAAGCGGGACTGGCGAAAGGCCGCGTCGCCGTGGACGACATGAGCATCGCCCACATTCTGTCCAGCCTGGGGCAGGACGGCATCACGTGCGTTCCCGGCGACAACACCTTCCGCAAGATCCGGATGATCAAGTCCGACGTGGAACTGGTGCATATGCGCGCCGCGGCGCGGGCCAACCAGGACGCCTGCATGGCGATGCTTCGGCAGGTCGAAGCGGGGATGACGAAGGCGGAGACGGACCAGCTTTTCCTTCAGGAAGCGGCCAAACGCGGCGCGAAGGCGATATGGATCGCGATGGGCACGATCGGCGGATTCGCCGACGGCGAGGTCGTGCCGGGTCGTCCGATGATGGTCGACGCGGTCTGCCAGATCAACTACTACCACGGCGACTTCGGCCGCACCTGGTGCCTGGGCGAGCCTCGCAAGGACGTCCTGGACCGGGTGGGCATCATCCGCAAGGGTTACGAGGCGGCGCTGGACGTGATTCGTCCGGGCCTGAAATACTCGGAACTGCGGGCGCACGCGGGCGAGGCCATGAACAAGGCGAACGCCGCGCTGGCCAAGGCCACCTTCGGCGCCTCGCCGCATTCTGTCGGACTGCAGCACACGGATCAGCCCTACCGCGACGGTTTGCCGTTCATGGTTGCGGACGATCTGACGTTTCGCGAGAACATGACGCTGACCATCGACATGCCGTCTCTGGAGATCGGCTGGGGCGGCGCGCACCTTGAAGATCTGATCGTCGTTACGAAGGACGGTTTCGAGCCGCTTGCGACTATGGACGACCCGCTGGTCGTGATTTAGGTGCTTCCTCGCCCTTCTTTCGTCCCCCTCCTCGTGGGAAGCGCCATCCTGGCTCGATTCTCGCTGTCCTGCTTCAACGTTCCCACGAGGAGGGGGACGAAAGAAGGGCTTTAGCTGGCGCCCCTCAATCCCACGAATCAGCCCCGGGAGTTGCCTTCCTGCCGGCGCACAATTTCGGTGAGAGTGCGGAAATCGATCTTGCCGCTTCCCATCACGGGCAACTCCTCCACCACCACGTATTGTTTCGGCAGTGCCAGATTGGGCAGTTGTTCTGCGAGTCTCCCGGCCACATCCCGTTCGTCGATCGGCTTGTTGGTGACGGCAATGATTCGTGAACCCCGCCTGGCATCGGGCAGTTCCACGGCGCAACACGCCACGTCTTCCCCGATCACCGAATCGAGTGTTTCCTCCACGTTCACCAGCGAGATCATCTCGCCGCCTATCTTGGCGAATCGCTTGAGACGGCCCTTGTGCCACAGATAACCGTCCTCATCGAGAACCCCGAGATCGCCGGTGTCATACCAGCCTGACTTCAGTCGCAGATGGGACTCCGCCATGTCATTCAGGTAACCGGACATGACCCCTTCGCCCTTCACCATGATCTTGCCGGTCTCGCCGGGCGCGCAGTCCTCCCCGCTGTCGATATTCTCGATTCGCACGCGGGTGCCCGGTATCGGCACGCCAATGCTGCCGGGGCGATTTCCGTCCCTCGGGTTCACCGAGATAACGGGTGAAGTCTCGGTGGTGCCGTAACCTTCGAGAATCTCCAGCTTGTGCTTGTCGCGGTAGAGTTGCCTGAGGGAATCGGGACATTTGTCGGCGCCCGCAACAGCCAGTTCCACACTGGCGAAATCTCCCGGCCGGGACTGTCTTGCATAGCCTTCCAGAAAAAATGGAGTGCCGACAAGCAGCTGGGGTTTTTCTTCCTTGATGAGCCGGGCGATGACCTTGAAATCAAGAGGGTTGGGGTAGGTAATGGACGTCATTCCCAGACACAGGGGAGTCCAGAGATGGATCGTCAGGCCGAACACGTGAAAGCACGGAAGCACGGCCAGCATCCGATCCATCCCGTGGAGGTCCATCATGTCGGAGAAGGAATCTATATTGGACAAGATGTTTCGCTGAGTGAGCTGGACGCCCTTTGGGTCTTTCTCGCTGCCGCTCGTGAACAGTATTACGGCGGGACTGTCCAGGTTACCGCTGCCTGCAATGCGCTTCAGGCGTTCCAGCGGCAGCCTGGACTTGAGGTAGGCCAGCAGCTTTTCACGGCGCCCCAGTCCGGCCATGATGTCCTCCATGAACACCATGCCCGGCAGTTCCTCGCAGCCGATCCGTTCCAGCAATGCGCGGGCCGTGATGATGGTCCGGAAATCACATTGGGCTTGCGCATACTCGCAGTTTTTCGCAGCGCCGGTCGAGTAGTTGATCATGACGGGTGTCAACCCGCCCATCAGCGCACCCACGACAGCCAGGGCGCTACCCGAAGAGGTGGGCAACAGGATGCCGATGCGGCCTCGCTCCAGTTTTTGGAAGCGCCGCGCCAGAATAAGCGCGCCGAGAAGGGCCTGTGAGTAGGTCACATCCCGATGGGTGGCCTTGTCCCGGATGGCTACCTTTTTCGGGTGTTTCCTGGCCGTCTCGATGAATCGGTGTTGCAGCATGTCCGGAGTGTAATCCAGCGGGAATTGCGCTGGAATAAGCGCTGCTGTCGGAAAGGTGGGCAGACGGGCCGTAACCGTCTATAATCGCGCGCCGTCAAGGGTTGGAGTTGTTCGTGTCCATTGGTGTCTTCGAGGCCGCGCGGCCGGTAATAAAAGGGTTGATTATTGCCGTGCTGGCGATCATCGGCGCCTACATCGGACATTGGGCGCACGGCGCCATACTGAACGACTACACACCCCTCCAGCCGATCGAATTCAGCCACGAGGTGCACGCCGGCGAAAACGAGATTTCCTGCGAGTACTGCCATTCCTGGGCGGGCCGCTCGGCAACGGCCGGCGTGCCCAGCGTCGAGACCTGCGTAGGCTGCCACAAAGGCCTCACCGAGGTTCGCGACACGCCCGAGGTCGTGAAGCTCTTCGACTACTGGGAGCGCGGGGAAGGCATCCCCTGGGTCAAGATCCACGACACTCCGGATTTCGTTCATTTCCGCCACAAGCCGCATATCCGCGGCGGCGTCGAATGCCAGACCTGCCACGGACCGGTGGAGGAAATGGCCCGCGTTACGCGGCGCGTCGATCTGAACGAGAACCTTCGCATGCCCTGGTGCATCGATTGCCACACCGAGGAAGACGTGGCCAATGGCCGCGACTGCCTCACCTGCCACTACTGACGCCATGCTGAGCCGCAGGGACATATTCAAGTACCTGGCCGGCGGCGGCGTCGGCGTCGGGACCGGCCTTCTGCTGGGCGAAGTGAACCAGCGACCGCTGGAAACGCTGCTTTCGACGCATATTCCGCCCGAGGATTTCTCCCCGGGCATGGACACCTGGTACAACACCCTGTGCCGCATGTGCCCGGCGGGCTGCGGCATTTCGGTGCGGGTGCGCGAAGGCCGGGCCAAGAAGATCGAGGGCAACCCCGGCCATCCGGTCAACCGCGGCGGTACCTGCGCGCTGGGTCAGGCCAGTCTCAACGCCCTCTACAACCCCGACCGGCTGCGCTCGCCGATGCGGTCCGACGGTGAAGGCGGTTTTGTGGAATCTTCCTGGGACGAGGCCCTTGAGGCCATTGCGCCGCGCCTGGGGGCCATGCAGTCCGCGGGAATGGGTGGCCGGACCTGGATTCTGACCGGCGGCTCTCTCAGTTCCGGTGAAGAGGCGCTGGACAAGTTCGGCGAAGCATTGGGCGCGAACATACTGCGTCTCGGTCTGGATACGCCGGCCACTGAGCTGGCGGCCGCGAAGGCGATCTACGGCTTCAACGGCCTTCCGCACTACGATATTGCGAAGGCCGACCTGGTCGTTTCCTTCGGCGCCGACTTTCTCGGCGCCTGGCGCTCGCCGGTGGGTTATTCGAAAGCCTACGGCGAGTTTCGCGAGGGCGGCGGCGGCCATCGAGGATACCTCGTGCAGGTTGAATCGCGCATGTCGCTGACCGGCGTCAATGCCGACGAATGGCTGCCCGCGCGGCCGGGCACCGAAGGCGCACTGGCGCTGGCGCTCGCCGCGGAGTTGCTTGGCCGGTCCGGTCCGGATGCCGCACCGGCCGGCTGGGAAGACCTTCCCGGCGCCTTGAGCCTCGATGAGGCCGCCGCGCTGGCGGACCTGCCCGCCGAACGGTTGCACGCGCTGGCGGAGCGGCTGGCGTCCGCGAAGACGCCCCTGGTCCTGGGTGGCGGTGCGGCGGGAGCCGGAGCGAATGCGACCGAAACGCTGACCTGCGTGGCGGCGCTGAACCGGGTTCTGGGCGCCGCCGGGACGACCGTCAGGCCCAACCTGGCCCACGCGCCCCGCTATTCCGCGTTGAGCGAAATCGAGGAGTTCGTGGCCGGCGCGGCCAACGGCGAAGTGTCGCTGGTCATCGTGGCGGGCGTGGATCCGCTGCACGATCTGCCGGACTCCCTGGGTTTGCGCGGCGCCCTGGACCGGGCCGAACTGGTCGTGGCGCTGGACAGCTTTCCCAGCGATACGGCCAGCGCGGCGGACTGGATCCTCGCTACGGACACCTTTTTCGAGACCTGGGACGACGACATTTCACTTCCCGGAACCGGGAAGCTGTCGGTCACGTTGCAGCAGCCGGTGCAGAAGCGCCTGTATGACACGCTGTCGGTCACCGATATCGTTCTCAGGCTCGCGCAACGGTCCGGCGGCGCGCTGGCCGAAGCTCTTCCTCATGAAGATGCGGAGGCCTATACCCGCTCCGAGTGGGCGACCGCATGGACCAACCTTGGCATTCAGGACGATTTCGACGCCGGTTTCCGGCAGGTGCAGCAGCAGGGTGTCTGGGTCGCCGACCTGGCGGAGGGGATGGCCGATCAGTTCTCGGCCGAGGCGGCGGCCCCCGCGGCGCCTCCTGAACCCCAGTTTGCGGGGGATGCGTCCGAGTATCCGTTCGTGCTTCACCCCTTTCAGACGCCGGGATTGCGCGAGGGCAAGGGCGCCCGGTTGCCCTGGATACAGGAACTGCCCGACCCGCAGACCAGCGTTGCCTACGGAAGCTGGGTGGAAGTGAACCCGGCGACCGCGGACGGGCTGGACTTGAGGGACGGCGACGTCGTGGAAGTGAGTTCGCAGGCCGGAACGGTGACCGCGCCGGTGCTGCGGTATCCGGGCGTGCGTCCCGACGTGATCGCGATGCCGCTGGGGCAGGGGCACCAGGCCAACGGGCGTTACGCGCAGGGGCGCGGTGTAAATCCGGCCTCGCTGCTCGCGGCCCGTGGCGACGACATCACGGGGGCGCTGGCCTGGGCCGCCACCCGCGTGGCGCTGCGCAAGACCGGCGAGCGCGTGCGCATGACGAAGACCAGCGGCGTCAGCCGTACGCTGGGCAGGCAGATTCTCGGACCGGCCGACGAGCACTAGGACGATGAGCACGATAAGGGACAAACTGCGCGAGTACCGCATCGACGGCTACTACACGGAATTCGAATACCACTGGACCATGGCCGTGGACCTTGACCGCTGCACCGGCTGCGAGGCCTGCGTGGTGGCCTGCCAGGCGGAGAACAACCTGCCCATCGTGGGCGAAAAGCTCATGCGGCAGGGCCGCGAAATGAAGTGGCTGCGCATCGAGCGCTACTGGGACGGTGAATATCCGAATGCGCGGCTGAACTTCATCCCGATGCTGTGCCAGCACTGCGACGAGGCGCCCTGCGAAATCGCCTGCCCGGTGTTCGCGACCTATCACAACCAGGACGGCCTCAACGCGCAGGTCTACAACCGCTGCATCGGGACCCGCACCTGCGCCGTCTACTGTCCCTACGAGGTGCGGTTCTTCAACTGGTTCACCTACACCTGGGACGAGCCGCTGGAGCAGCAGCTCAACCCGGACGTGACCGTGCGCGAGAAGGGCGTGATGGAAAAGTGCACG
Above is a window of Gammaproteobacteria bacterium DNA encoding:
- a CDS encoding M24 family metallopeptidase → MTKPDPYHIERRDFFAGLAGGATFALGAAMLGAETAQANWGLIAPGPVPGEGFDGRSLVNRPRAYEVMEQEGVDGIVALNPVNVFYLGNYFSYEVQKLRAIPSFAVMPRDPDKPSFLVVASTDLWFIANAEREYPEIIPYSAPVSWEKYRDPETWNQQPESRGGIRRPIREESLTDIERGWVEMERRFESRKAATPEWALVRALEEAGLAKGRVAVDDMSIAHILSSLGQDGITCVPGDNTFRKIRMIKSDVELVHMRAAARANQDACMAMLRQVEAGMTKAETDQLFLQEAAKRGAKAIWIAMGTIGGFADGEVVPGRPMMVDAVCQINYYHGDFGRTWCLGEPRKDVLDRVGIIRKGYEAALDVIRPGLKYSELRAHAGEAMNKANAALAKATFGASPHSVGLQHTDQPYRDGLPFMVADDLTFRENMTLTIDMPSLEIGWGGAHLEDLIVVTKDGFEPLATMDDPLVVI
- a CDS encoding AMP-binding protein, which translates into the protein MLQHRFIETARKHPKKVAIRDKATHRDVTYSQALLGALILARRFQKLERGRIGILLPTSSGSALAVVGALMGGLTPVMINYSTGAAKNCEYAQAQCDFRTIITARALLERIGCEELPGMVFMEDIMAGLGRREKLLAYLKSRLPLERLKRIAGSGNLDSPAVILFTSGSEKDPKGVQLTQRNILSNIDSFSDMMDLHGMDRMLAVLPCFHVFGLTIHLWTPLCLGMTSITYPNPLDFKVIARLIKEEKPQLLVGTPFFLEGYARQSRPGDFASVELAVAGADKCPDSLRQLYRDKHKLEILEGYGTTETSPVISVNPRDGNRPGSIGVPIPGTRVRIENIDSGEDCAPGETGKIMVKGEGVMSGYLNDMAESHLRLKSGWYDTGDLGVLDEDGYLWHKGRLKRFAKIGGEMISLVNVEETLDSVIGEDVACCAVELPDARRGSRIIAVTNKPIDERDVAGRLAEQLPNLALPKQYVVVEELPVMGSGKIDFRTLTEIVRRQEGNSRG
- a CDS encoding cytochrome c3 family protein, with the translated sequence MIARRQGLELFVSIGVFEAARPVIKGLIIAVLAIIGAYIGHWAHGAILNDYTPLQPIEFSHEVHAGENEISCEYCHSWAGRSATAGVPSVETCVGCHKGLTEVRDTPEVVKLFDYWERGEGIPWVKIHDTPDFVHFRHKPHIRGGVECQTCHGPVEEMARVTRRVDLNENLRMPWCIDCHTEEDVANGRDCLTCHY
- a CDS encoding molybdopterin-dependent oxidoreductase, producing the protein MAATASPATTDAMLSRRDIFKYLAGGGVGVGTGLLLGEVNQRPLETLLSTHIPPEDFSPGMDTWYNTLCRMCPAGCGISVRVREGRAKKIEGNPGHPVNRGGTCALGQASLNALYNPDRLRSPMRSDGEGGFVESSWDEALEAIAPRLGAMQSAGMGGRTWILTGGSLSSGEEALDKFGEALGANILRLGLDTPATELAAAKAIYGFNGLPHYDIAKADLVVSFGADFLGAWRSPVGYSKAYGEFREGGGGHRGYLVQVESRMSLTGVNADEWLPARPGTEGALALALAAELLGRSGPDAAPAGWEDLPGALSLDEAAALADLPAERLHALAERLASAKTPLVLGGGAAGAGANATETLTCVAALNRVLGAAGTTVRPNLAHAPRYSALSEIEEFVAGAANGEVSLVIVAGVDPLHDLPDSLGLRGALDRAELVVALDSFPSDTASAADWILATDTFFETWDDDISLPGTGKLSVTLQQPVQKRLYDTLSVTDIVLRLAQRSGGALAEALPHEDAEAYTRSEWATAWTNLGIQDDFDAGFRQVQQQGVWVADLAEGMADQFSAEAAAPAAPPEPQFAGDASEYPFVLHPFQTPGLREGKGARLPWIQELPDPQTSVAYGSWVEVNPATADGLDLRDGDVVEVSSQAGTVTAPVLRYPGVRPDVIAMPLGQGHQANGRYAQGRGVNPASLLAARGDDITGALAWAATRVALRKTGERVRMTKTSGVSRTLGRQILGPADEH
- a CDS encoding 4Fe-4S dicluster domain-containing protein, yielding MSTIRDKLREYRIDGYYTEFEYHWTMAVDLDRCTGCEACVVACQAENNLPIVGEKLMRQGREMKWLRIERYWDGEYPNARLNFIPMLCQHCDEAPCEIACPVFATYHNQDGLNAQVYNRCIGTRTCAVYCPYEVRFFNWFTYTWDEPLEQQLNPDVTVREKGVMEKCTFCVQRINRAKDLARDEDRRVADGEAQPACAQACPTDAIVFGDRNDPDSAVSRKLEDPRAYAVLEELNTHPSVVYLKNARAPLAGGADDDHHGDESDSHAANPVMWSEESSEAVA